The segment CCtttttttaggattttaaattttaagccATTGGTAAATGGGTGATTTTTTCAACTTTAGGTCATGACCACAGAAATTTGGCGTAGCATGCAGTACAAAGGATCCGAAATTACACGGGAAGTGGCATGGATTATCTTTGATGAAGTACATTACATGCGTGATCGGGAGCGAGGTGTTGTTTGGGAAGAGAGCATTGTCATGGCTCCAAAGAATGCTCGACTTGTTTTCCTCTCAGCAACTGTGCCAAATGCAAAAGAATTTGCTGATTGGGTTGCAAAGGTGTTCTCCTCTTCTGGGTTAAATCTAGTTATCAGTAATTAATTGACAATGAAAATACTTTTTGGGTCAAATGCAAAAAGCTAAATGATAATTTTACGATGTTCTGTTCTGGGAAGTGCTTGTGATTAGTTTCTTAGCATGATGCCAATGGAAGCcttttgaacacccatttttTCTGCCCTTCCCATTTATCAGTTcctatattaattttattgattatcTTTCTAGtgcataatttttatttttataaatattgggGAATGGATTGACGTTGGAGAAAAGAAACTTCGGCATTAGGCTGTGACATTAGATGGCTTGCCTGCTTTACTCTTATATCCCATCTTTATATGGCCTTTCAGTACAATTATTTTGTTACCTTTGAAGGAATAAGTAAATAGGTATATGAAAAATTGTAAAGTGATTTTGTCAATGTGTTAATATGCTGGCTTGGTTGATTGACATTAATGCAGGTCCACCGACAACCATGTCATATTGTTTATACTGACTATCGACCAACACCTCTTCAACACTATATTTTCCCATCTGGGGGTGAGGGCTTATACTTGGTGGTTGATGAAAAGGGTCATTTTCGTGAGGATAGCTTTCAAAAAGCTTTAAATGCACTTGTCCCTGCTAGTGATGGctacaagaaaaaggagaataaTGGGAAGTGGCAGAAGAGTTTGACTTTGGGCAAAACAAATGAAGAGAGTGATATATTTAAGATGGTGAAGATGATAATTCAACGTCAATATGATCCAGTTATAATTTTCAGCTTTAGCAAAAGAGAATGTGAATTTCTTGCAATGCAGGTAATGTCCAGTTGTGTTCCTGTGGTTGCTTAGGTGATCTCTACTAGTTGTCGCTTGTTTATGGTCTTTGTTTAATGGACTTGTTAGATGTGGCATCATCGTTAGGATATGATGGTATatattactttattattattgtatattAAGTTATTAAGAAATGAAACTACTTTCACTCAAGggtaaaaaatctaaaatgaaTGAAGATAAGATACCCAATAGAGGTAGAAAATATGAGATAAAAAGCTCTGATCGAAGTATCATTACAAAACTCTTGAAAAGTACACCAAGGTGAAGCCAAGAAtctaaaaacagaaaataacaTTGTCTTATAAATTCTTTTGGGTGAATGTATAACAGAGGCATTTCTTTGAAGAAGCTCCCACTCTTAGTTGTGATTGGTCACGATATTTAGAGAAGTAGAACCTTGACAGTGGAAACAGACTGGGGGGGTGGttgatttcaaattataattcttTAAAGAATGAGATTTGCATGTTGGCTATGCTGTTAGCTTTGAAACGAGAAAGAAGGGAACTGCTTGGTTTCTGAGCTCGTTGTAGTAATTATTCTTTCTAGGTCATTCCTTTTTTCCTAAGGTCAGCTTTAACATGGTTTCCTTGTTTGTTACAGATGGCAAAATTAGATCTAAATGGTGATGATGAAAAGGCGAACATAGAAACCATCTTttggagtgctatggatatgcTTTCAGATGATGATAAGAAGCTCCCTCAGGCAAGCCGCTCATTTTCCCCGAAGTCTTGGTATAAATTGTTGAGGTTGCAATTTTAGACTAGGGTGTTCAATGATAGGATTCTTTGGGGACTAAGAGATCTAGCAAGGAATTTTGTCCCTAGCTAGGTGTAATGTGTTTCTTTGGGCTGCAATAGCTAAAGTCTAAAGAGTTTTGTCATTATTCGTTTGGAATTGTTCTTTGAAACTTGTGGAAGGATTTTTCCCTTGAGCTCCCGTCCCTCTCCAATCTGTTCCGTTGTGTTGTGGGGGAGGGTAAGGAAACATACTTTTGAAAGGATCCGTGGGTGGGGGATAAACCTCTTTGCTTGTTGTTTTCTTGTCTTTATCATTTGGCGTCTTTGAAAAATTCTTTTGTGGCTAATGTCTTAGCTTGGTAAGTGagctcttttctcttttctcttgGTTTCTGTCGTTCTTTATCCATTAGGGAGATGTTGGATATCACAAACCTCTCGTCCTTGATAGGagagtttgattttgaattgggAGAATGTATGTTCATATTTGGAGCCCTAACCTTTCGGGTGACTTCTCATGTGCTCTCTTTTCCCATTGTCTGTTGGACCCTTCTCCCATTAGAGACTGTCTTTTCGGCTCTTTGGAAGATTATGATACCAAAGAAGGTTAAGTTCTTTGTCTGGTATGTTTTGCACCATCGAGTTAACACTCTGGATTGGCTCTCAAAAAAGTGCCTTCGTTGGTTGGCCTATTTTGTTGCATCATTTGTTGAAAGGTGGAGGAAGACCATGATCATATCATCTGGAGTTGTGATTATGTGTGTTTTATGTGTAGTCTCTTTATGAATGCATTTATTCTTCAGCTTATCAGTCTTCTCATTTTACTATGTAACTAGGTCAAGGAAACTTGAGTCCTATTTTCCACCCTTCGAGTTCTGTTCCCCATTGTTGCATGCTAACCTAACAATCGGATCCAGATCAAAACCTTGTACTCCTCTCCTTGTTTCTCTGTCTTGAAACTTGCAATAGTTGAGCTACTGCTTGTAGAACCTCTCCACAATTCTAAGTTGATGgattgttatttatttgtttttaatgtcTGGCTGTGTAGGTGCTATGGCTTATGGTTATGCTGGGATTAGAAAAACATTTGGATTaatgtcttgtttttttcttttttttttaataaattaatcatCCTTCCTTTTCCCATTACTTTCAAATAGGTTTCAAATATGTTGCCCCTCTTAAAGCGTGGAATAGGGGTCCACCATTCTGGCTTGCTCCCTATTTTGAAGGAGGTGATTGAGATATTATTTCAAGAAGGGCTAATCAAGGTTAGAACTAAGGCGttagaaagaaatatatttatttatttgctgTGTGCTTGTCATATAATTCAATTGATTGCTGTCTCATATGGTACCAGTATTTTAATTGTGTGCGGTGCAAGTTGTGACCTTGTTTTACTAAACATTAAGGCAAGAGAAAGGTGCCTCGGCACAGTAAGGCGAATACCTTCTCTTTCTATCTCTGCCTTagttctcttcttcttcctcttcctctgcCTTTGTTCTTTTACCTTTCATGAAGTAGTTTCTTAtcctcaaataaaaaaaaataagaaaaaaaaaataaataaataaagaaacagaaaatagGACGAGGTGCACTTCAACCACTACTGAGTTACTTTTTGTCATGATATTTCTTCGAGCAAAAATGCATACAAAGTACAAgacaaataaacaattttaccttttacactccaaaatatttgattgttttttgtcattttatatttttaattccttggttattaaaacattttctttaGTGTTTGTTTGCCACAGAGACATTCAGCATTGGTTTAAACATGCCTGCAAAAACTGTTGTCTTCAGTAATGTTCGTAAGTTTGATGGGGATAAATTTAGATGGTTATCAAGTGGTGAATATATACAAATGAGTGGTCGAGCTGGACGGAGAGGAATTGATGAACGAGGGATATGTATCCTTATGGTGGACGAGAAGCTGGAGCCATCAACTGCTAAAATGATGCTTAAAGGAAATGCAGATTGCTTGAACAGGTAGCTACAGTAGGGTTTCAATATTGAATATATTAGAATCAATAGTactgttttaaatttttatatgtaaGCTGCAGATAATGTTAGGAAGTATAGGAAAAGAATATAGAATGTTGCAAAATTTTCTCGCCATNtttttttttttttttttttttttttttttttttttttttttttttaaatgtaacggacaaaataaaatatctccAGTGTGGAGAGATGAAGTCTCTAAAGCGAATAGGTGGAATTGGAAATATCTGAGGGCAAAGTGCATTTACACCCATTTcgataaatatgtttttttttaacgaaaaaagttgcaaaaataattatgaaaactGCAGCATCATGGGAAATAAAATTCAGTTTCTAGAGGATATAGGGCGTTTTAGGTACACTTGATAATTGGTTCAAATTTGCCTCATGATGGAACTGGTAAACAATAGTCCAAAGATTTAACCTAGTTGCTAAGCAGAAATATCATTTAGCTACCTGACTAGCCAAGAAGTCCCGTAGTTGAgttcaagtttttattttattttatttttattttatttaattgccTATAGGGTTGTGGGGTTAGAGCGTTACCATGTTTACATCCTTAATTTTTACTATTCTGTTGTttatccttttatttatttatttttttatatcattagTGCTTTTCACTTGAGCTATAACATGCTCTTGAATCAAATCCGTTGTGAAGATGGCAATCCTGAAAATCTGCTGCGTAATTCCTTCTATCAGTTCCAAGCCGACCGCAACATACCTAACCTCGAGGTTAGTTTTTGCAGACAAGGTGTCTTAAAAATAACACATGAAGGATCAAACCATATTGCGGTGTAATGTTTGATATAAGATGACATACTAATTATAGTTATTACTACAGAAACAAGTGAAAAGCCTTGAAGAGGAGAGGGATTCCATAGTGATTGAAGAGGAAGataatttgaagaattatTATGATTTGCTAAAGCAGTACAAAAGTTTGAAGAAGGATATCCGTGATATTGTGTTGTCTCCTAGATATTGCTTACCATTTCTGCAACCTGGCAGACTTATATCTATTGAATGCGACAGTAATAATGagatttcttcaactttttccATCAAGGACCAGTTTACTTGGggattaataattaattttcagaGGATGAAAGGTGTTTCTGAAGGTGATGTATCGATAATTTCTCTTGCATTTGTATtcctttattcaaattttagctTATTAGTCTTCTTAATCTgaacttaaatttttgttcCAGATGATGCTAGTATGAAACCAGAATCTGCGAACTACACTGTGGACATTCTTACAAGATGCGTTGTCAGTAAAGATGGcatagggaaaaaaaatgttaagatCGTTCAATTGAAAGAGCACGGAGAACCGCATGTTGTTTCCATTCCAATCTCTCAGGTATTGAGTTATATGATCTATTATATGCACATGCTTCATGCGAACTGACAGTTGAGAATTAGCAATATCAGATCTCTTcatgaaagatgataataGAGATCAAAGATTACATAGATTAAGAGTGACAAAATCTAGATTAAAGTTGGTTTGGTAccaaatcaataaattattttattatattttcacgCCTGAAGGAATTCAATTGAGAATTAGAACTGGAACCAGCTAGATTCACAAACAATTGGCTTGTGTTGGATTCTTGAATTGGATGCCGAATCATGCATCATTCAAAGATGATAATTTGGTCAACTACTTGATCCAGTAACAGCCTTCGAATGGCAACctgaaaaattaattgagaagGATGACATCTTTGGTTAAGAAGTCTATCTATTTACTGTTCCTTATAGTCTTATTTGATTTCCTGTCCATCGTTGGCTTGAGATTTGGGCCAATCCAAATGTTGGCGTGTATCTTGATGCCATTCGGTTCACTTCTTCCTACGATAATAGTGGTTACTATTAGTTTTGAGTGTTGGCTTCATTGTTTTCTGCACTCATTTTCAAGGCAAACTTCCTGCAAGTTGGTTTTATTTTCCTGCTGTCCCTCTTAACTGATGTTTTCTTAAGTACATTAAAATGTCCCTTTTTTCAATCAAGATatctaatttgttttaattattctcaGCTTCTGTCAACTGCCAtcttgatttaattttaatacattGTCTTGATGAgtaatttttatcttatttacaAACAGATTAGTACTTTAGCTAGTATTCGAATACTCATACCCAATGATCTTTTGCCGTTGGAAGCTCGAGAAAAtacattgaagaagatttCTGAAGTTTTATCAAGATTTCCAAAGGGAGTGCCCCTTCTAGATCCAGAAGAGGATATGAAAGTACGTAACTCTGTGctaaaacatttttcattgatgtgaggattttttttccctattaGATAGAAGCCTATGGGGATTCTGTATATAATATTTGGTGGTACTTAGGTTAGTATAGCAAAATGTGTGAGGTTTTATTATGAGACtagttcttaaactttcaagtAAAACGTTGGAATGTGTTGGAAAGTGTCTACTAaagttttaaagtttagagatcTATTAGATATggaattgaaagtttaggggTCTATTCacttttttaagttttgagATCTTTTTGGCACAAACTATGTTCGAGGACTAAACTTGTTATTTAACCAATCTGTAATTGAATTCACTTGTCCGTTCAAGAAAAACCAACTCCGATTCAGTTTGAGCATTTGCTGATGGGAAGTATAATATAGTATCTATTCGCTTCTGCCATGTGTTCTTTCCAGATTTTAACTAATAACGTCATTTGGTATTCAGATTCAAAGTAGTTCTTACAGAAAGGCTGTGCGTAGAACAGAGGCTTTGGAGAGCCTGTTTGACAAGCACGAGGTGGCAAAATCAGCACTTGTTGATCAGAAGCTCAAAGCATTACATTTGAAGCAAGAGCTAACGGCTAAGATCAGGTCAATTAAGAAAACAATGCGTTCTTCTTCTGCATTGGCTTTCAAAGATGAACTGAAGGCCAGGAAGCGAGTATTGCGGAGGCTTGGGTAATtggtcttttttcttttctagctACTCTTTAGGTTGGCTTAGAATTTTTTTGTCGCCAAATAggtcaaaatttattaaagtgatgattgaaagaaaaagactcGTCCTGCATTGATTGGTTCAAGTAATTCCAATTAATCTGtttttataagagaatttATCTGCTGTagctttaatttattttgttacttCCTTAGCTTAGGGGCGCCCCTTCTGGGcatatcattttataaataagattGTCCTTTGtatcaatttatttagatGAATATGGTAAATGATGAAAACTGTATTATTTACTAGATAGTTCTgaatatatgtgtatatatatactcaaAACAAGGATAcacttttaaatgttttgttgCCAGTTCAAATTGGTTGTTTAGATTTTATGACAGAAGAATAATGTTATCGATTGTAGATGCATTGAATTAGTAGCAGCATcttatccttttcttttttccacaTTGCAGTTACATCACAAGTGATGATGTCGTGGAATTGAAAGGCAAGGTTGCTTGTGAAATCAGTAGTGCAAATGAATTGACTCTTTCAGAGCTGATGTTCAATGGGGTTTTCAAGGACATAAAAGTGGAGGAAATCATCGCTCTGCTATCTTGTTTTGTGTGGCAAGAGAAACTTCAGGATGCAGCAAAGCCTAGGGAAGAGCTTGAGCTGCTTTTCATTCAATTACAAGACACAGCTCGAAGGGTTGCCAAGGCTCAGCTTGAATGCAAGGTTAGCGCTAAATCTTATCTGCCCAAGTTCATTTACTCaatcctttttgttttctctctaTGTTGTTAAACTTAAATGGCAATGTGTTCAGAGCGTCATTgagttttagtttttttctttttttcactaTGTTTTTTGAATCTATTTGAGGTTGAAGAATCAATCCATCATCCCACATCTTTTCAActcaaaaaaaggaaaaataaaaaataaaaaatccattTGTTCATGTTGATTTACTGCTGTTCCCAATGTAGATGAAACTTCGTGAATAACTGAACCTCATTTTGACTCTTAGGTGGGaggatttcttatttttgtaaatattcttctttaatgaggtgctttgttcttctttataaaaactataaaatggaaagtttgtttctttcgaaTGGTGTGTTTGGTGTGTTTCGTTTAGAGAGTGAGTCGTTGTGTGTGAgacctcttcttagtagacgcgttttaaagaccttaagggaaagcccaaaaaggacaatatctgctaggagtgggcttgggttgttataaatggtaacagagccagacactggtcAATGTGCCAtcgaggaggctgagctctgaatggggggtggacacaagacagtgtgctagcaaggacgttgagtCACGAATGGGGGAGGATTGAGGggtctcacatcaattggagaaaagaacgagtaccaacgaggatgttgggtcctgaagggggtggattgtgagatcccacattggttggggaggagaacgaaacattttttataagggtatgaaaacctctccctggcagacacgttttaaaaaccttgaggtgaAATTCGAAAGAGAATGCATAAAGAGGacatatctactagcagtgggcttgggctattacattgTGTGACCTCTTTGCTTCTCTCATCTTACAATCCTCTTCCTGCCAGCCCCCTTTCTCGCGATAAGAGAAGGCTTGATGATACATGCATGTCTAATTGCAGGTCGAAATTGATGTGGAAGGCTTTGTGAGTTCGTTTAGACCGGATATTATGGAGGCTGTATATGCTTGGGCAAAAGGATCCAAATTCTACGAGATAATGGAAATAACACAGGTTTTCGAGGGGAGTTTGATTAGAGCAATTAGAAGACTGGAAGAAGTTCTGCAACAACTAACTCTAGCAGCAAAGTCCATTGGTGAAACTGAACTTGAAACCAAGTTTGAAGAAGCTGTTTCCAAAATCAAGAGGGATATCGTCTTTGCTGCTTCTCTATACTTGTAGTAGTTTTCCccatctttttaattataatttttgtttaacaTCGAGTGGTTATTTTGTATGCGGCTCTTTGTAAAGTTTCTTATATTATGTAGTTGATTTTATAGGTAAGTTATTAACTTAAATCATTTGATTTTACTAAGATTTTGCTGAAGTTTTATGTTGAGTTGAAGAAGGTAACTCTGTTCAGGTTAGAATAAGGCATCATTAAAGAGTAGGATACATATCAGTTGGTGAAATTTTGGTAATGTATAAATAGAAAGTTGGAGATCTATAATGCTCTAATGCCTAAGATTTATAGTTCAAATTCGACTCAAATGACTTCGACATTTCTCTCCGTCTCTTGCTATGACTACGTAACAATTATTTACTTCTTTTAAACTACTACTCATAGTGCAAATTGTCTCTATAGACGAACGTCCAGGCCCTTTATGCATTGTTTGTCTTccaataaaaattcataggaGTCTAGCCATTGAAATGGAATGTGCAACTTGTTGGTATAATATGTAAATATATCAAATCTTTTAAGCTTATATCGAACCACACTTACATGACTTCGGAGGAATCTCATTTCATTCGATTGTGCTTTTGGTTCATTCATACACTTCTCTCTACTTACAAGTCAAAAAAACGTTCATAGTACCCAAAAGTATAATCACTAAATCTTATTCTTAGTATTGGCTCCACTTGTTTTCACCttttatttgaattcgaaAGCCTTTGTACATATAATTTTAGGGTAAAAcgcattctttttcttccttcttcgaCAACCTAATTTAATGGCTCGTCCTATGCTCATTGTTGCCATCATCTGACAAACCCTTTTATTGTCATACAGTTCCaaatcaaaaatattttttcttcaatctagatgaaaaaaaaaagaaggtagaTTTGTAATCGAAGGCGAGTTTCTTCACAAGCGAATTGAAAACCTGTCTCAAATTCCTTCGCAATTGAAGGTAAAAGCGGGAAAAAGACAATGAaacccctttttcttttcggcCGACTTGTTAGGAGTAGGGTCTTTCTTGTACTGCCATATGCACCCAGACATTACACCAATTTTAGCTCACCAAACAGTTTCCAGAATGTTGTTGTCATGATGTTGATCTGGTTTATGCGACTACGGCATCCGCGTAGCTTCAAATATGCACGTTGAAACTCTTCGCTCGATGTCCCATGTCGGAAATATTATTTGAGAATGTATCCTAATCTACGCAGCACCCGAATGCTTATGTATTTCTACATCTAAGAAAGTTTCTCattatatagtttttcattcttttagtTCAATCATGATAACACTGAGAGTCATGTCGTTGCTATAGTTATCAACTCTCTAGCACCTGAATGAGTATCTAATATGCCTATAACTATATGAACTACAACAAAATCATCCCACAAAATTTTGGAcgcaaattattttttttaatatataggaACTAAATAGATATTCATTCAACCTtaagataaaatagaaaaataaagagttaACAAAAGAATATCGTCGCTGATCATTAAGAAACCTTATGAACCAACAACAACTGATAGACtaatttgaacttaaaaatGGTCAGCAAAATCTTCATCTCTACCGATCGTGTAATGcatatggttttttttttcctctcaagcccaccgatattgtcctcttttaagtttttcctttcgggctttttCTCgagagttttaaaacacgtctattagggagaggtttccacacccttataaaaaatatttc is part of the Cucurbita pepo subsp. pepo cultivar mu-cu-16 chromosome LG12, ASM280686v2, whole genome shotgun sequence genome and harbors:
- the LOC111807085 gene encoding DExH-box ATP-dependent RNA helicase DExH9-like, whose translation is MGSSKRKVVEDTPRESSPKHHRTNEPAMVEDEPVACVHDVSYPEGSYNPLPSINLSSTGEKLEPAKVFPFSLDPFQSEAIKCLEIGESVMVSAHTSAGKTVVALYAIAMSLRNKQRVIYTSPIKALSNQKYREFKEEFSDVGLMTGDVTIEPNASCLVMTTEIWRSMQYKGSEITREVAWIIFDEVHYMRDRERGVVWEESIVMAPKNARLVFLSATVPNAKEFADWVAKVHRQPCHIVYTDYRPTPLQHYIFPSGGEGLYLVVDEKGHFREDSFQKALNALVPASDGYKKKENNGKWQKSLTLGKTNEESDIFKMVKMIIQRQYDPVIIFSFSKRECEFLAMQMAKLDLNGDDEKANIETIFWSAMDMLSDDDKKLPQVSNMLPLLKRGIGVHHSGLLPILKEVIEILFQEGLIKCLFATETFSIGLNMPAKTVVFSNVRKFDGDKFRWLSSGEYIQMSGRAGRRGIDERGICILMVDEKLEPSTAKMMLKGNADCLNSAFHLSYNMLLNQIRCEDGNPENLLRNSFYQFQADRNIPNLEKQVKSLEEERDSIVIEEEDNLKNYYDLLKQYKSLKKDIRDIVLSPRYCLPFLQPGRLISIECDSNNEISSTFSIKDQFTWGLIINFQRMKGVSEDDASMKPESANYTVDILTRCVVSKDGIGKKNVKIVQLKEHGEPHVVSIPISQISTLASIRILIPNDLLPLEARENTLKKISEVLSRFPKGVPLLDPEEDMKIQSSSYRKAVRRTEALESLFDKHEVAKSALVDQKLKALHLKQELTAKIRSIKKTMRSSSALAFKDELKARKRVLRRLGYITSDDVVELKGKVACEISSANELTLSELMFNGVFKDIKVEEIIALLSCFVWQEKLQDAAKPREELELLFIQLQDTARRVAKAQLECKVEIDVEGFVSSFRPDIMEAVYAWAKGSKFYEIMEITQVFEGSLIRAIRRLEEVLQQLTLAAKSIGETELETKFEEAVSKIKRDIVFAASLYL